GACTGCAGTCATAGTGCTGTGTGTCTACATCCATtcaaacagcagcacaaactacACAGAAGAGACACACCAGCTACTAACTAACATCACCAACCTCATAGAAGAGAGAGACCAGCTACTAAACAAGATTACCAACCTCACCGAAGAGAGAGATGGGCTAATAATAAAGAACAAAAACCTGAATGAGAGAGACCGGCTAAGAAATGAACTTCAGATTTGTGGTAAAATTTCTTTAGTCTATGCAGTTATTTGCTATACAgcagacatttttaaagcatgATAGAGTTGGGTTGTGCTCTTAGTAACTTTCAGTGTACACAATCTATCTATACTATCTGTTATAAGTTACGGACAGATAAATGGTGATTAAAAGCTAAAATCTGAACTTGATCTGTTAACAGCTGTATGGACTTGCTATCAATCCAGTATTTACTACATATCTAATGAGACGAAGAACTGGACTGAGAGCAGAAGATACTGTACAGACAGAGGAGCAGATCTGATCATCATAAACAACAGAGAGGAACAAGTGAGTGTGAGAAAgatagtttgtgtgtgtgtgtgtgtgtgtgtgtgtgtgcgtgtgtgtgcgtgtgtttgtttgtgtgtggcaGCTAAATGAGAGATGGTCATGAAATGTTTCTATTGTctgtttatgaaataaatgtgcaACTGTTTGATCTGCTCAGGATTTTGTTAAGAACATATCTGGTGCTGCTGTAGTCTGGATTGGTCTGACTGACAGTGATGTGGAGGGCACATGGAAATGGGTTGATGGCAGCGCACTGACCTCTGGGTGAGAAatcactgaactgaactgattaATATCTATTAAATGATTCTCACAGTCAGCATCATATCACACAGAAAGCAGCACTGAACATCTAATGCTGATCTGTATTTTCAGGTTCTGGGCATCTGGAGAGCCTAATGGAGGTACAAGAGAGAACTGTGTTGTGACTGTGGCTGTGCCTAAATTCCCAGAGTGGCCTGGTTTAGTAGGATGGCTGGATGAATCATGTAATCAAGCTTATCAATGGATCtgtgagaaaaatatttcacaactcATGCTGCCATAGGAACATCACACATCTTTTGATGCAAGTTTAACAGTACAAAACTTTTGTAATAATTGACTGCACAACTGCACATTTTGAATGTCTCTTTTGTCAGACACTTATTTTATGTCCTGGAGTTTCTtgtaatgagctgatgagttgaatttGATGTCTGTTTAATTAgggagattatatatatatctataaatTCTAAGTTCTAAATTATACctgtattattaattattatttattacctCCAGaccaacaaaaaacaacaacaacaaaaaaacatatacatgtattttatatatatatatatataagtgccacaaaataataaacatgtcTAAATTTTGTCATGTGTTGTCACATCTGGCCTCCTTTTACAGCATCAGCATTTTCCTGGGAACTAAGATTCACTTAAATTAGGAATTTAAATGCTTGAGAACTACAGTACATAGTCACAAAGAACTGTTTTTATCTCCTTTCATTTTTTCTCATGTAGACAACAGGTAAGTAAAAATATAAGGATTATGTGATATAGTGCATATAGCAAAATGCCCCTTTCTACAGTAATTTTTCTCACTGACCAATGAGTTTGAGCATTTAAGTGGCTTTTCTAAGGTAAATTTTACGTTATGTGACATTGTTCTCCAGCTGTTTTATACAAGCTCTTTCCAAGGTCGAAAGATAAGATCTGTATCTGATTATTCTCATATAGGACACGTTTAAGTTTATTAACCTGCtagcaaaaataaatttagGTGCAAGATATGCAGCGCCAATCTGCCATATACATagagttttatatatatatatatatatacaggtgctggtcatataattagaatatcatcaaaaagttgatttatttcactaattccattcaaaaagtgaaacttgtatattatattcattcattacacacagactgatatatttcaaatgtttatttcttttaattttgatgattataactgacaactaaggaaaatcccaaattcagtctctcagaaaattagaatattactaatgaccaatacaaagaaagtatttttagaaatcttggccaactgaaaagtatgaacatgaaaagtatgagcatgtacagcactcattacttagttggggctccttttgcctgaattactgcagcaatgcggcgtggcatagagtcgatcagtctgtggcactgctcaggtgttattagagcccaggttgctctgatagtggccttcagctcttctgcattgttgggtctggcatatcgcatcttcctcttcacaataccccatagattttctatggggttaaggtcaggtgagtttgctggtcaattaagaacagggataccatggtccttaaaccaggtactggtagctttggcactgtgtgcaggtgccaagtcctgttggaaaatgaaatctgcatctccataaagttggtcagcagcaggaagcatgaagtgctctaaaacttcctggtatacggctacgttgaccttggacctcagaaaacacagtggaccaacaccagcagatgacatggcaccccaaaccatcactgaccgtggaaactttacactggacctcaagcaatgtggattgtgtgcctctcctctcttcctccagactctgggaccttgatttccaaaggaaatgcaaaatttactttcatcagagaacataactttggaccactcagcagcagtccagtcctttttgtctttagcccaggcgagacgcttctgatgctgtctgttgttcaagagtggcttgacacgacagctgaaacccatgtcttgcatacgtctgtgcgtagtggttcttgaagcactgactccagctgcagtccactctttgtgaatctcccccacatttttgaatgggttttgtttcacaatcctctccagggtgcggttatccctattgcttgtacacttttttctaccacatcttttccttcccttcgcctctctattaatgtgcttggacacagagctctgtgaacagccagcctcttttgcaatgaccttttgtgtcttgccctccttgtgcaaggtgtcaatggtcgtcttttggacaactgtcaaatcAGCAGttttccccatgattgtgtagcctaaagaactagactgagagaccatttaaaggcctttgcaggtgttttgagttaattagctgattagagtgtggcaccaggtgtcttcaaagttgaaccttttcacaatattctaattttctgagagactgaatttgggattttccttagttgtcagttataatcatcaaaattaaaagaaataaacatttgaaatatatcagtctgtgtgtaatgaatgaatataatatacaagtttcactttttgaatggaattagtgaaataaatcaactttttgatgatattctaattatatgaccagcacctgtatatatatatatatatatatatatatatatatatatatgcacacacacatacacacacacacacacacacacacacacaagtatgtttgtttttgtgaattccataggcgtaatggtgtttatactgtacaaaccgtattttctatccccctacactacccctacccctaaacctacccatcacagaaaactgtgcacatttttactttctcaaaaaatctcattctgtatgatttataagccttttgaaaaatggggacatggggtaatgtcctcataagtcaccctctccttgtaatacctatgttatacccatgtcattatacaaatttgtgtcctgatatgacacaaaaacacacgcacactcacacacacatacatgcatacatgcatactgtgtgtgtgtgtgtatatatatatatatatatatatatatttatttatttatattacggCTGCAactaataattattttgataatcgattattTCTTCGATTAATCGGATAAAATCGGATAatatcttatttaaaaaaaaaaaaaaaaaaagtatatattttttatttaaagccttcactgtgcttactgcaaCACCtgtgtaaggataatgacacagaagagaagatcttttatgaataaagtcattatttttgttttgtttttgcacacaaaaagtattgtcgtcgcttcataaaattaaggttgaaccactgcagtcacgtcaacagttttaacaatgtctttagtacctttctagaccttgaaagtgttggttaaattgctgtctatggacgaatCATAcacttggatttcatcaaaaatatcttaatttgtgttgaacCTTCATTTAtcctcagaacacaaattaagatatttttgatgaaatccgagaggtatgtGACTGGTCCAACtgcttgcgggtgtggaacgacaggagggcaagtaattaatgacagaattttcatttttttgtgaactaacccattaaggTTGAATTTCTTTAATGCAATCTACTTGAATAACTCATGTAAAATCTCCTAAATTATTTAGTCTATGActcaattaatttaatattattagtgaaatgtgctttttttttttaagttgactcTCAAAAGTGTGTGATTTAGAGTGaatggaaatgacatgtttatATTTGACTTTGAATTATGTTGTACAATTAAAAGACTGTATGCTGATAGTATAGCATAAGTAAGAACAAACTTGTTACTGCACCGGCAATAGCAAAGTTATTGCTCATTGAACAAAGCAACATGCTTCATATTATTAGTACATGCAGTTATTCACAACCTAACCATAAGCTCTACTCTTGTGCACAATGGTAATGATCAAAacttcaacatttacatttagtcattaagcagacgcttttatttaaagcgacttacaaatgagaatagtagaagcaatcaaatcaacatgagttcAACAGTACGCAAGTGCCGTGTCCCAGTCCCAGTGTGGATAGGGTCAAGCGGACAGGTACTAGGGTGATTGGAAAGGATGAGTTTGGAAACATCTGCCTCCGAGAGCAAAGAGAAGGAAGGGAGAGCATGTGTGTTTTCCATTAAGATGTGATTGTCAGTATGTGGTGTGGAGAATTGGCTGCTGATagttgttattttatgtgtgaaGAATGTGGCAAAGTCATCAGCTGTAATTGATGTAGGAGCGAGGGGAGGAGGGCAAAGAAGACCAGAGAAGGTTTTGAAAAGTGTGCGGAAATCAGTAGAATTGTTAATTTTATCGTGATAGTATGTGGTTTTAGCATTTGAGACATTTGTAGAGAAAGAAGAGAGGAGTGACTGATATAAGCTAAGGTCAGTAGGATCTTTAGATTTGCGCCAACTCCTCTTTGCAGACCTGAGTCTAGACCGATGctcaacataacagaaactttcaaatatcaaacataactgaacattaaacattaacagataTTTCCCTTcactcaaaaacacataaaataactaaGGCTGGGAAGCGATAAAAAATtgtaatctaattaattacatgatgtggcgattaattaatctaattgaTTGCAAATTTATcgtacatcaaatttggctgataAATTatccccaaaagataatttgaagtcatttgtctaaagcatcaaatagacattacaaaaagtatattcagaaagaaatattttatttgattcaacatagaatttattacacaatcTTTTGGACcacgaggatgagtaaatgatgactgaattttaatttttgggtgaactaaatctttttttattattattattattattttgattatcaatatggaaatatgaaattgaaaGGAAACATATGGTCAACTGAtgttttatgaattattttcttAGAGAAGTTAATTTACTGAAGGCTACCAAGAAAGCTAGGTTACTAAGTTTATTAAATGAATTCACAATATgtgcacatttattattaatgtgggGGGGGTGACACGTCATGCAGGCACAATagctgtatgacagatgtatcacttttattttgtttttgttttttttatttaaaatattcacaaacttgttgaCTATAGCCTATCATGACCTATAGGCTATATAGGTGTTGAGCACCCAGGGAAAAATATGAGATATTCtctattattttaaacaataaaaaatgactGCAGCTTTCAGACGTGAcgttcttttccttttttaacgTGAAAGCGCTTTAACCCTTTCAagcgtgagtttaaaatattctaactgaccccccagagtgagttttttttaaggcgaccgttattttagaacgtttgccCTTATCATTTCCATGGCGACGCGTTTTGCGTGTCGCGAACGCTGAacgcagccacaataacactgtatgacagatggatcgctattattttgtttttccttttttatttaaaatattcgcaaacttgcttaccatgtcatcaaccatatgatattccgattctcaaatatgtgtaagtgagtgtgttctgtcgtttaaaaacctttataaacgatctttatcttgatctataatgcgagatgggcgccgccatcttagtttgcgCTGCAGTTcacagagtcctgtcagtcagatttacagcatgtgaattcatcagtttctcccgaaatatatgcaagtaagtggctggtgaactggaagaataatagagtaaactttatagttacttaggcccattatgtgtgtctgatttgaataaatgtcggcaaattatacttgaatggattgttattacTGCTTtcactgatgtctgacatcactgtgtattttataaactctaaatgtattgttttaatggtgcttatgcgtatttaaatgtctgaaaccttaaaagaagcattatgtggctgaaaacactgcatagcttTGGTATATGACAAGAGCTGCGCGCATCCGTCTCACAGCCAAAGCGCGAAAGAACAGTTTGAATCTCGCAATTATGTGACGTCACTGAACGTTcgaaatcccatatgtgggaccgtaccgctCAAAGGGTTAATGTAATGTGCAGAACGAATCAATCACTTATGGACGGTTCGGCTGTGGGCACCAACCGACAGAAACATAAAACGGCGCTTAATATTTGAATGTGATTTGTCATTTAAATCACATCAGTTGATCTATAACGTGCGATGGGTGCTGCCACCACAGCGAAAGCATgtttgaatttagcagtgaaTGCTCTGATCTTACCGGTGTTGTAGTACACTTCAAAGGGTTCAAATCTATCACCTTTCATATCTTTATCgaactgcattctataggcttTATCACACAGTGAGATGTtgctagggctgcacgattaatcgtaatcgaatcgaaatcgCGATTTGGCTTTGTGCGATTATGacatcgcaaaggctgcgatttttaattatataaatatgtacacagCATGTTAGTGAAGAgctgctctgtgatcagtagtaaatgacgCTCCATCTGAGAGCACTGCATTAGAAAAAGCAACACACGTCAAATATACAaactttccaaacatgagaagccTTTATGAAGTTATTTtctaacaaaagacaacatttaatgtgtttttactccaaactcacttcataatgtcagttgagtgtttgaaatagcattttgattagcactggattataaatatactttattattacggAAACACccgagaaggcttgaagaaaaCATATAAACCTTGCATTGTTGTAGTCgtctgtttgttttattcatgtttaatcaatcaaagcgtttctaccttatttttattcagtcacAGCGGTAGCTTGATGCCCATTGGGGATTTCCTGGAACAGCGTTTGTTATATTGAGTATTTGGAGTATCTGCTCAAGGGCGCCCTCCGGCGTCCAGTATGAAACAGACATGTTTTGGGCCAAGTAAAGCTCACTCAATCCTATTCAgggtaaaaataggaaaaataattcCTCTCTCTAAAGAACATTGAGGGGAACATATAATCAATACGTTTTTCTCCAGCGTACataagtgtactttttttttttttttttttccccacagtgGATGCATATGAGGCACGTagttcatattaaatacatggactccatttttgattttgcatacctactgacaaaaaataaaaaaattattgagacagatttttatcataataatataatatttgataataaatcCTTAGACCTTTCTAATGATTTATAGACATACTGCTTGCATGTTAACAGTTAACCCCACATTTTGTCatacaagttttaaatattttctaattattatagttatatgtataattaaatactattgctaaatactttaataatgaaagttattacaacagtaatatttcttatttggtttaatatttttatttagcaataatgataataataataataataataataaaaataattagtcaaaataatatattagcacaaaatttcgggccaaattgtgcagccctacaaacaagcaaaacaagcctggtattgtttataattttttttttttttgatttgttttataaaatcgcATTTTAAATCGCAAATTGCAATTTTATCCAGAAAAAtcgcaattacattttttctccaaattgtgcagcccgtaattaattaatctaattaacgcATTAAACTCCCAGCcctgaaaataacatttaatttcaatatttactctCCATTTCCAGccatatgcaaagcatgctgggaactaacaATGGTGTCTCTAAATAAAACCACATAATTGAACTAAttctctaaaaataaataggtaGCCCTCTTTCCTTAACTTTATTAGCTTAATCGTTCCTCAATTCAAGCCTCAAAACTGCGTaagtttccttaaaaaaaaaataggaaaatGTCTCTCTTGGTTTTATTAGTGTAATGTTCTCAATATTTAAAAGAAGATAAGAATATAAGAACATTTGCTTGTTGATGTTTTGAcagctttttgttttattgttattctgtaataaactaaatttaaaactttttttgtttgtttgttttgaacacacacacacacacacccactcaCCCACACTCattcatttgttattattaactaataaaaaatatacatttagtcCTGATTCTTTTAGTGTTCAcactatcattttaaatgctaaacctaaatatacaaacaaaaacagcttttatgaagaagaagaaaaaaaaaaaaagcttgtgcATTAAATGTGCTCattttatgtgtgtacatatGGTATTTTTACGAAGTGAAAATTCATGAAGAGCTTACAAAAAGTGTTAAGGAGCCAGGAATTCTTTcattacacacaaaaacgaaGGTCTGCTGCAAGATACACAGTTCCGATACCTGTACTGAACTGTACTGTGTCGCATCTTGTGAAATCCCATTCTGTTTTGGTTCATTTAGATGTCTTTTGTCCATGTTGCATTGATATTTCAGTGAAACCTCACCAGAGTTAGTTTGGAAGCGGACCAAGGGGGTCCACTTGTTTGGTGCTTCGCTGTAGACATGTCTACAgagcagaaacacacagagacagcTAATATCTCACAAAAAGCAGCACTGAACATCTAATGCTGATCTGTAGTTTACTTGTGCAAGGGAGGGACAACCTGTCAAACTCTCACAGCAATGGCAaaacatccaatcaattcccaatggactaAATCAAGTCCCGgtctagattttttttcatgcttgagaagtttcactcggatatacattACAgtaaggaagaaaagactatcgcaactatGACAACTGATCTGATGTCACGTTTTTGTTTTCACACATTGACCACAAACTGTCCCCTagcattaaaaataagacaagTGCTGACTACTTAAACATCTAAACAGGAACAAGGAACAaaactgtttaatgtttgacgGTTGAAGAGCAGAAATGTCTGAAATTATTTATGACAATGTAATCAGGACTGAGTCTGAAGCAATGAAGACAGAGAGAGTGGAGATGACAGTGGCTATCTATGAGAGTTCAGATTGTGTGGGAGATCATCCCTTCAGGATAGAGAAAAACACACACCAACTACTTCAGCATACAGGTAATTACATTCATTTCTTTGATAAAAACATAACTAATATCATATTTCTGGTGCTCATGAAGTGACTGCCGTGTTCTTCTGATGTTATTACAGgattttaagttttaagtaaccatttgtgtatgttttttgGAGAATCACTAAACTTAGTCATTCTTCTCATGCAAAATATGTTTACTCAGGATGGTCATAAATCTGAAATGATTTTACTAACTGAACTGTACATTGACAATCTTAAACACTGAAGCACAGCGTCAGTCCATTGTTTACCTTTTATCAGTAAAGCGAACCTTAAATGAGGCCAGGTGCATTTGAGTTGTCTCATAGAGGACCTGAGGCCTTCACAGAAATGTTCATGAGATTGTTGTATCTTTGTGTTGGTGGTGAAACAGAGAAACCACAGACTATAAACGGTGTTTTCAGTCTCAGCTTTACCGGCATAGTGATGTTAGTTACAATCATGAGCTTCTGTGGTACATAAAATACAATGTTTTGAAGATTTCATAATTAAATAGGTCCTTGAGAGCCACATCATTGAATGCCAATCCCTCTGTAGCACCACTGAACTCCAGGGCAAACTCCCtttcaatttcatgttcatgatcaccctggtgtgctaaaaaatgtaaatatgaatatgaattggAATATACTTGGGGAATATGgggatattttactcataaaaaatctaggggtgccaatatttgtggccaacgtgttttggagaaaaacatttatttcataatgtgattttccccccaatTTCAATTCTTCAATGAAAGTTAgattttttgctaattttatgaattaaagatcaaaaggatagacaaggcagatttatttttacagtcatctttgatcatatttatcaagggtgctaataattctgaccacaactgtacaATTCATCCTtttcttggttcttttggtccagaccaaaaaaaaataaaaataaaaatatgataaatggTTCGCTTAGTGAACATGCAAATACTAGtcgtttacatttttttttttttaaatctttttaatgttttgcttcATATGTTTACAAAGGCTAAATTACCATTATGTTAATGTTAGCCTACATCTTACAGCCTAcaactttttcatttttcaagttACTATATCAACATCCTAAGAAAATACGATTAAATAATGTATAGTTGTCAGCATGTCAAGCTTGTCTTGCACATTGAACACATGGAAATGGGTTGATGGCAGCACAGTGACCTCTGGGTGAGAAATAACTGAACCGATTATTATCTAATCAATGATTCTCACAGTATGTATAATATCACACAAAAAGCAGCACTGAACATCTAATTCTGATCTGTATTTTCTCTCGTAAACCACAAAACCAACTTCTTTACTTTCTTACAGTACATTTagtatgtttaatgcatttaatatttagtcTAAAGACATCTGGTTGTTAAAACCACATACGTAAATTTTACTCCTCCAAAAAGTGCTAAGAAATAAACATGTGAGAGCGTGTTATAGACTAAATAACATGTTACTGCCAGATATGACAGGGCTACCGCAGCATGAATCGCCGCAGATGAGCAGCtgagtatctcttcagcaagcCGACGTGCAACCTGCCTGAAATGTAAACTAAAAGTAAGTCACAGAtgctcaaaacacaatcatcttcattaaaagtaatgagactaaattatcttaccagtgctgttgccgcactctctcctattgcggtctttaattttgaaattagctgatgatcaataaaatgcagctcatatttgttgctttcagtgacacatttatgtggccaagtgtaaacgGAATTGTTTTGATAAATCAGCTTTGATAAAAATGCAGTGACCAGGTGTGAACAGACACAAAGAGAGCCAGGGTGGATGTCAAGATTTTCTGTTAATATTATATGTTAAGTTTCGTGGtgtgttattttcatttaaatgccTGATTGAACATACTCAATTAACTTCATTCTGTGTCAACCTCATTGTATTAATAAAGTTCAAAACTTTTCTTGAAGCCTTCTTGAGTGTTGCATATTTTAACCTTTAGATGCATTGATATAAGATCAATTTTGTTCTGCATTTCTGACCAACTAGTGCAAGAAGACACAAGCATAGGAGCCGATTTATGCAATGGAAGAATAGTCTTTAACCACAATTAAGGGTAAcgctttattttgatgatccACTTAAGACATTCTTAAGACATCCACTTAAGACAACccgaagcaatgggtttttgtaagaaaaatatccatatttaaaactttattaactataataactagcttcaggcagacggccgtacacattgatttgcggcagaagagtgaactctgaccgCGACGCATGATGTAATGACGAACGTGGAAGCACAGAGgttagagcaaaacaaaacaccggttaCAAATTAAAAGTCTAAAACCAGAAAtttaaaagagaaatgtcagaggatttcgatataagagaagaggtgaaaagcttgagtttgttgcacagccctatttgtttaaactgcgagaggtgtctaagcttacgctattcctacatcctacgtcatacatcgctacaggggttactcttgtgacacaagttgacttgcgcagtatgcatacggtcgtctgctggaagctggttattttagattatgaagttttaaatatgtatatttttcttccaaaaacccattgcttcgcttcagaaggccgttattaaccacctggagccgtatggattatatttatgctgaatggatgcatttttggggGGCTTCAAATCAGGCCTCCCGTTCACTACCATGATAAAACTtggtagagccaggatatttttaaatatatctccgattgtagccatcctaggtgtacacataatacacctaggatggcttgagggtgagtaaatcatgggataattttcatttttgggtgaacta
The DNA window shown above is from Ctenopharyngodon idella isolate HZGC_01 chromosome 10, HZGC01, whole genome shotgun sequence and carries:
- the LOC127519936 gene encoding CD209 antigen-like isoform X6; translated protein: MSDGIYDNVIKTESEGMKTERVEMMVEIYESVDCVGDHDFRTETNIQQPPECTESDSVRIRSSRAALVCLVLLCVLLLTAVIVLCVYIHSNSSTNYTEETHQLLTNITNLIEERDQLLNKITNLTEERDGLIIKNKNLNERDRLRNELQICAVWTCYQSSIYYISNETKNWTESRRYCTDRGADLIIINNREEQDFVKNISGAAVVWIGLTDSDVEGTWKWVDGSALTSGFWASGEPNGGTRENCVVTVAVPKFPEWPGLVGWLDESCNQAYQWICEKNISQLMLP